The Bradysia coprophila strain Holo2 unplaced genomic scaffold, BU_Bcop_v1 contig_70, whole genome shotgun sequence genome contains a region encoding:
- the LOC119083794 gene encoding lipase member H-like, whose product MRFVVVVSVLFVGAAVSSPILSNKPTNNTEVEDEQDWHLVPDGDGKLHIVNIHDGNDIDIEPNFVAFDQVVFRLFTRNNPTNAQTITIFNDAQLTNSFFLPSRQTRFTIHGWNFGGPMAGAFLRSAWLDRGDFNVFTVDWGTGAITPNYALARGRVNAVGAVVAQFIDWLNIRGVPFANILVSGHSLGAHCAGAAGKRVTRGTLAAIVAIDPAGPLFSIDNPQDRVHHTDAVYVESILTDIDQLAFSMPIAHASFYPNWGTSQPGCEGMDVGGFCSHMLANDFYVESINPANVFGATRCRDFNDIRTRNCVSSGQSRRLGGEPVFDGPSVPGSVFFLTTHAARPFAQGPR is encoded by the exons ATGAGATTCGTGGTTGTTGTCAGCGTATTATTTGTTGGAGCAG CTGTTTCGTCACCAATTCTATCTAATAAACCGACTAACAATACTGAGGTAGAGGATGAACAGGATTGGCATCTGGTTCCTGATGGGGACGGAAAGTTGCATATAGTCAACATACACGATGGCAATGATATCGACATCGAACCGAATTTCGTTGCATTCGATCAAGTAGTATTCCGTCTCTTTACGCGAAACAATCCAACCAATGCCCAAACTATTACCATATTCAATGATGCCCAATTGACGAACAGTTTTTTCCTTCCATCACGCCAAACAAGATTCACCATCCACG GTTGGAATTTCGGGGGACCTATGGCTGGAGCATTTTTGAGAAGTGCATGGCTTGATCGAGGCGATTTTAACGTTTTTACCGTAGACTGGGGCACGGGAGCGATAACTCCTAACTATGCATTGGCACGTGGACGTGTAAATGCTGTCGGTGCAGTAGTTGCCCAATTCATTGATTGGTTAAACATTCGTGGCGTTCCATTTGCCAATATTTTAGTTAGTGGCCACAGTTTGGGGGCACACTGCGCG GGAGCAGCAGGAAAGAGAGTAACTAGAGGAACTTTAGCAGCCATCGTAGCCATCGATCCTGCTGGTCCACTCTTTTCGATCGATAATCCACAAGATAGAGTACACCATACCGATGCTGTTTACGTCGAGAGTATACTTACCGACATTGACCAATTAGCATTTTCAATGCCCATCGCTCATGCTAGTTTTTATCCGAATTGG GGTACAAGTCAGCCGGGATGCGAAGGAATGGACGTAGGTGGCTTTTGTTCTCATATGTTGGCGAATGACTTTTATGTTGAGTCGATCAATCCAGCCAATGTGTTTGGTGCTACTCGTTGTCGTGATTTTAATGATATTCGCACCCGAAACTGTGTGTCAAGTGGTCAAAGCCGACGATTGGGCGGCGAGCCTGTGTTCGATGGTCCTAGTGTACCCGGCAGCGTGTTCTTCTTGACAACTCATGCTGCTCGTCCGTTCGCCCAGGGACCACGATAA